A stretch of DNA from Pongo pygmaeus isolate AG05252 chromosome 3, NHGRI_mPonPyg2-v2.0_pri, whole genome shotgun sequence:
TGGCCCAAGGCTCACCTACCTGGTTAGCGATTGATGGACGACCACACCAGTGGCCTGACCTCAGCCCTGCATCCCTGCTCCACTGCGGGCTGCCTGGAGGGAGGGATACTCAGTCATCCCCTGCTAGTCCCTTTCCCTCCTGGCACTATATCCATTTTGACAAACGGTGCCATCCAAACCCAGGCCTGGCTGCCCACTCCTCTCCTCTGACCCTCCCCTCCTTCCATCTCTGTCCTCCTCTTATCCCCCACCCCTCTCCATCTGCTGTTCCTGCCATTTCAGGAAAAGTCCCTGTGGAGAAAGAAATTTCTTGCTGAAAGTGTGGGGGAGGCAAAGCCACCCTCTGTCAccccctcctccaggcagcccctCCTCTTAACCTGGGGCTTTCGTGTCTGAGAGGATTCCTGTCCCGGCCCTGCCCGGTGGGCGTGCTGGCTTCCTCTCTGCCACCATGGATGGACGGCAGCCTGCGCTGGCCCCACAGGAAGTGGAGGCGTGGAGCCGCCCTGGACCACCCCCAGCCTGCATAAAGGGGCGGGCGGCGAGGCTGCACCAGCGCCTGGCACCATGCGGACGCCTGGGCCTCTGcctgtgctgctgctgctcctggcgGGAATCCCCGCCGCGCGGCCCACTCCCCCGACTTGCTACTCCCGCATGCGGGCCCTGAGCCAGGAGATCACCCGCGACTTCCAGCTCCTGCAGGTCTCGGAGCCCTCGGTGAGTCCCCCGTCCGCTCAGGACAGGGGTGCATGGCAGACCTGGTTCTTAAACCCTTgcctttagaagaaaaaaaaaaaaaagagaggagagagaaaaggatatttttcttttctagtaaaTGTAAATCTCAAGAgtatttgtgttttattcatcTCCTATTAAATATGATACCAATGGTTTGCTTTCTTCAGAACACAAGAAAAAGTAAAGACATCACAATTTTTGTAACTTACTAGCAAATATCAAAGGATCtgttgtaaaatgtaaaaaaaagaaaaagaaaaaagaaaaaaaggagtgggaggagggggagaaaaacAGCTCCCCATCAGAGTTAAGGAGGACGGAGGAATGAAGCCTGTGTATTCCTTTTGTTAGGCTGGTGAGGAGTGTGCCCTAAGAGGTGGCTCACAGAACTGGCCTCCACCCCTCATCTGCTGAGGGACCCGGGCAAattcctcagcctctgcctctcagttttcttgtctgtaaaatgggatgacaGTAGCACCCCTCTCTTTAGAGGGGCTTTGACGATCAAAGGCAGGCGTGAACACAGGAACGGCTCACAGAACCAAGCCTACAGGAACAAGTACTCAACAGATGCCAGCTGTTGTGAGCAGGATCTTCAGAGGGAGACCTGGGGACTCAGAGAGGGGAAGTCCCAGAAGGGCTTTTGGGGACTAGAACCCAGGCCTCTGCCTGCTTCTCCCTCGAAACGAAATGCATTAAACTTCATTAAAAGCTTTTGTAAAGTTTAAAAGTGTCTTTTAATCACTTGCAAATGCTTCAAACAAAACATAATGTTTCTCAGATGTTGGGGTTTACAATAGCCTAGCTAACACCttcttggtattttctttttagaagttaaataacatgtatttttttcctaattacaaAAGTATTGTACTTTGTAGAACAGTTGGAAAATGTACAAagtacaaggaagaaaataaatcttgcTTGTAATCCTACCACCTAGAGGTAGCTGCTGCTGTAGCGTTGTGGAGGATCATATTTCAGCTTTCTGTCTACACATAGGTATTCAAatatgtatgtgttgtgtgtgtgtgtaaacaaaaTTTGGGTCAACCAGCACAAGCAGTTTTGCAACTTACTTTTTAATGACACTATCAAataagctaatttttgttttaacattttgttgtacAGTTTCACCACAATTTACCCACAAGTTTCTTGTTATCGAATATAGACAGCAATCATCTTTTAAAGGAATCTGATTTTAAAAGGTTTAAACAATTCAGAGGCTCTGAACTGCAGAGCGGGAAGAAAGTGGAAAGATTATGCATTCTAATTCTCTAATTTCACAACTGAGGACTGAGGGAAGgcacttgcccatggtcacacgGGGATTACTGAGAGGGCAGAGCACCAGGGCTTTTGCCCTTCAGCCCTGCACAAAAACAGAAGCccaatatagaaatataaaagtatgcatatatatgcacttCGATATTACTATATTATACACTATATACAACTATATATTAGCCATAGAATGCCTATAGAACAAtatgtataattacatatatcttacttatgtaagtatatataatgTCTATAATTACATGCAGTTACACAACTGTTATATAGCTAATATActtatatgttattatataagTGTATTATTATATAAGTTACTATATAACTAACTTATACAACTGTTATATAACTAAATAGTTATAGAACTGTTTTATAGATGTacatatatactgtgtatatatacttgtatTACTGTATTATATATCACTATTTCTATATTACAGTTATAGGACTGCTTTTATGTATATACGCGTATGTATATTTCTGAATGGGTATGCATATAAAACAGCTCCCTAGTTCATAGCAAATGATATAAATGTTGTATTCTAAAAGTCTAATTCTGGAAGCGCAGTCGCCCATTTCTGGAGGAGTGTGACATATGGCACAAGAAAGTACTGTGCATGTCGTAGCATCAGGGAGGGCCCCAGGGATCTGGGCTGGTCTGGCTGGTGAGAGGGCCACCAGGGAGTCTTTTGTGACCAGGTGTGCCCCTGTGGGCATCCCAGAACCCCTTATCCCTTTCCACAGGAGCCGTGTGTGAGATACCTGCCCAGGCTGTACCTGGACATACACGTAAGAGGGCTCTCCCTGGGGGAGGGAGGTCTGGGGCTGAGGGACTCAGGTCTGAACCTCTGCTGCTGGCTGTGTGGCACAGTCAGGGAGAGATCTTATGCAGCTCAGCCCCTGTTCCTCTCGCTACTGACTTCTCCCACAAGCCCCCTCCCCATTGCCCACTCCCAGAATTACTGTGTGCTGGACAAGCTGCGGGACTTTGTGGCCTCGCCCCCATGTTGGAAAGTGGCCCAGGTGGATTCCTTGAAGGACAAAGCACGGAAGCTGTACACCATCATGAACTCATTCTGCAGGAGAGTAAGTGGATGCCATTGAAAATCTATTTTCTACTTGCTATCAGCCAAGACTTTCTGAGCTTTTCAAAGAGGAGGGTTGGGAGGAGATGGCGACAAGGAAGAGGAGCAGAGATGTTTCGCAGGTGCTTTCAGTTCACAAAGCCCTTCCTCAACCATGGTTGCCTTGTTCAGTGATGGGGTTCAGGACAAGGCCCTTTGTCTCCTTGAGCTGCACACTGATGCAGGGGCTACACCCCAggaccacacccagccacatggATAGACTCTGCCAGGAGCCAAGTGAGGCAGGTTACAGGAGACTGCAGGAGGAGGTTCAGGTGTGCTCTGATAAGAGGATTCTGGTAGGAGAGGggaaaaggacagaaaatcagcaaTAGTTAAAATGTGGAAAGTAGAGGCATGTGATTGCAGGGCACAGACTTCAGCATCAGGCAGCCCTGAGCTTGGGTCTGTATCTCCCTGCTTCCCGAGTGGGAGtgcctgtcttagtctgtttctgctgctataacataacaccacagactgggtaagttattttttaaaaaaagaagtttgtttAGCTTATGGAGGAGGCTGGGGGGGAGTCTAAGAGCATGGGccggcatctggtgagggccttcttgctgcatcataccATGGCAGAGGTCATCACTCAGCAAGAGGGTAACAGCCAGAGAGAGTTCACTTTTTTAACAAAGCCACCCCTGCAATAAGCAACCCTCTCCCAAGGTggtgacattaatccattcataagagcagagccctcattaatccattcattaaGTCAAAGCCTACATTAATTCATATACAAAGGCAgagggattaagtttccaacacataaactttTGGGACCACATTCAAATCACAGCAGTGTCCCTTCACTCCTCTGAGACACAGTTTCCTCAGTCTTGAACTGAGGACATAGTAGTGCCCATCTCATGAGGTGGATAATGATAATTACACCCTTACCTTGTGTGGGCACTGCAGTAACTCCCTTGATCCTAAGAAGCCTAGTAGGGTGACTAAATATGGAATTGCTAGCACCATACCTAGCCCAGAGTAAGCTCCTCTGGAAACTGTAGTAATTAGCTATTAAGTTATAATTTCTTGATCCTGTATGAAAGATGTGTTATGAATTTCCCCCCACACccagtttcctcctcctccctgctccctttGGTTTGTGGGGGAAGATAGGAAGCTGATACAATTATGATAACAGTGTGATGAGTAGTGGTATTGACTGAAGTGAGGTCATTCCAATGCCTGACCCAAGGTGCTGCTCAGAAACTaaggttcattcatttattccctcCCTcacccattcatctatccatctagtCAATCAATGTATGTGTGAATTCCATAAAACATGAAATtttattggaatgtgaaatgaaaattatgtgaaatgaaaattaaattttattggaatgtgaaatgaaataaaatgaaattttattggaATGTGAAGCAAGAAGTGACTAGCCCTTTTTGGGGAGAGTAAGGCATGGGAAGTTTTTACAGAAAGGGGAACAACTGAATGGCCTTCGAGGATAACCAAGAGCCCTACAGTTGCATATGGACTCCATGGCCACCTTCAGTAAGTTTCCTGCTCATTGCACATCTTTTTCAGGATTTGGTATTCCTGTTGGATGACTGCAATGCCTTGGAATACCCAATCCCAGTGACTACGGTCCTGCCAGATCGTCAGCGCTAAGGGAACTCAGACCAGAGAAAGAACTCAAGAGAACTGAAGTTATGTCGGCTACCCAGAGTTAATGGGCCAGAGCCATGACCCTCACAGGTCTTGTGTTAGTTGTGTCTGAAACTGTTATGTATCTCTCTACCTTCTGGAAAACAGGGCTGGTATTCCTACCCAGGAACCTCCTTTGAGCATAGAGTTAGCAACCATGCTTCTCATTCCCTTGACTCATGTCTTGCCAGGATGGTTAGATACACAGCATGTTGATTTCGtcactaaaaagaagaaaaggactaACAAGCTTCACTTTTATGAACAACTATCTTGAGAACATGCACAATAGTATGTTTTTATTACTGGTTTAATGGAGTAATGgtacttttattctttcttgataGAAACCTGCTTACATTTAACCAAGTTTCTATTATGCCTTTTTCTAACACAaactttcttcactttctttcatttaaaaagaaattagtgCTCTTAAGAtatatttgcaagtattttacGTAGTGCTGACAGGACCCACTCTTTCATTGAAAGGTgatgaaaatcaaataaagaatCTCTTCACAATGAGAAACACGTGTCCTGTTGTATCTGTCCAAGGTGGATGTCAGGGTTGTGTTTTTTTTCACACTTCTCTTGAAAACTCCTGCTCTAAGCATGATGCAACTTTCTCCTTCTTTCAGTCAAGCTCAGGTGTCTCTGGTTCTGCTTCATCCACCTGCATGAATGTCTGCTCTTTAAGTGTTGGGGATGCTTTGATTTCTATTGAAGACAGATGTTTCCTTTGGGGATATATGTTGGGAGCTGATTGCATCATACCCACAGGCAGTGCTTTGCTGCACTTATCACAAATATCAGCTATTGACTCCACACAGCAAACCCGGAGATGGGCACggaaggaggctgaggctcatgtaggtcaagtaacttgcctgaggccACTGGCTGCTAAGTGGGGAAGCCTGGATTGAACCCAAGCCTGTgtaactccaaagcccatgccctTCCCAGCGTGGCCACCCCGGATCTCTGCAGGTGAAACATGCTTGCTAAATTAATTTATGAACCCAACAATAAAATCTCAGTTAAGAAATGGGATTGTTGAAAAGGTATCTCAAATGTTGATTTTGCTAAATTCCACATGTTATATTGGAGTCTTttggcttcttttcctcttttctcgaCATATAGACCAGGATTTTCCACCTTAATCCTAGATGCCTCTAACTTATCAGATGATTTATGAGAAAGATTTAtaagtttgtattttctttttagaagcaCAAGTCCACAGAATTATTAGTTTctggggctgctgtaacacaGGACCACAAACTATATGgcttgaaagaagagaaatgtattgtctcatagttctggaggctagaagttctgAAATCAAGGCGTCATCGGGGACACACTCCCTCTGACGATTTTAGGACAGGATTCTTCCTCAtctcttcctggcttctggtCATTGGTGGCAATCTTCACCATGTCTCAGCTTTTAGATGCATCCCTTCAGTTTCTGCCCACATCAACATctggtgttctccctgtgtctgtgtgtctgtgttcaaaattgtttcttcttataaaaaGACTATTAAATTAGGAGCCACTCTAATCCAATATAATCCCATCCTAATCTGATAACATCTACaaggaccctatttccaaatgaggtcatgTTAACAGTACAGAGGGTTAAGactcaacatatctttttgggagacacaattcaacccacaacaaTCACTTTTTCAATAAATAACCTTTTCGCAAAGGAAAACAATGCAACAGACTGACTCTTTTtttaatcaccaccaccaccaccaccaccatctacCACTTCCTGGCTGATACTGAATATGGCGGCATGGAACCCAGCACACAGCATTCCTTAGCCCACTGATTCTTCACAAAGATGCTGCAGGATGGGGGCTATATGCCTTGATTTACAGTGGAGGAAACACAGTGGGGTTCAAAGGTTAAGTGATTTCTCCAGACAGCTAATATGTGGCGGTGAAGGGATTCCAGGCAAACAGGCAAGTGCCACAGTCATTTCATAGCTCTGCTAACCCTTTGCTAGTTCCAGGCAGTAAAAGCAAACCAGTGAAGACAAGAACTAATTAAAGCATTTCAGACATTTATTTgtggtatttaaaattttttttttaaactttcaagttcaggggtacctgtgcaggtttgttatgtaggcacACTCTTGCCATGGGGATTCGTTGTGCAGATTGTTTTgccacccaggtattaagcctagtgtctattagttatttttctggatcctctccctcctcccaccctccaccctctagtAGGCCCCTGTGTCTGTTGCTCCCCACTAAGTGTTTATGTGTtcttattatttagctcccacttacaaatgagaacacgcaatatttgattttctcttcctgcattagtttgctaaggataacagcctccagctccatctgcaTTCCTTCAAAggacatttatttgtttgttcacttATTCAATATTTACCAAGTGCTTACTATGAACTCAACAAACACTGAGATGAAAAGTAAAGAATTTCCCTTTTTAGGTTACCAAGGGAGACAAATGCAAAATCTGAAAGAGAGCAGAGGAAGACGTAAATAAGGGGCAGAAAGATTTCTTAGAGGATCTGCAATTTGGGCAAGGACTCGCAATGCGATAGGGGAGCTTGTTGAGCTGAAAAGGGGTGGAGGCAGAAGCTATAGCACCACCACAGGCATGGAGCGTTCCAGGGGAGGTGAATGGCATGGTTTGGATGCCATTGTGTGGCTGGGGAGGTTGAGAAGTGGAGCTGAAAATGTAGAGGGATCCAAATGTAAATGGCTTTGCTTGCGGTAAAGGCTGCCAGGCAGCGCATCCCTACCCCATCACTAGTTGCATGACCAGGGTCACGTAAAGAAGAATCCCTTTCTAGGAAGAAGGATTGGACATGGATGGAGGCTGTCACTTCCTGAAGGGGCCTTCTTGATTTGGGTTACAACAGTAACAAAACAAGGACACTGCTCCTCTCTCTGTGTCCCAGCCCATTGCCAACACCCTGGACTCCTTCTTCAGCTTTCTGCACAGCCAGCTGGTTATCCCTGTTTCCTCTGTATCTCTTGACTTCTCCATTGGCTTTTTCTGACTCAACCTTAGTTCAGAAGCTTCTCAGAACAAACACCGGGTTGTGTCTGTGCTTAGGACTCAATCCTCTGGTGGGTCTTACCCCACCATTAGTTCTTGTCCCAAGTGAGGGTCTGTCAATCACTGGTCCTTCTCCCCTAAGGCTTCCCCATCAGAAGTGGAACTTGCTTCTCATAGGCTTGTTAGTCATTAGGGCCTATGTTCTACTTCCTCAGCTGATTTGCCTCACCTTGTGAAACAAAGCACAGCCACGGAAGTGGTGAGTGCAGAGGTTTCATCCAGCTCTGCCGCTTCTTAGCTATATGTGAGTGCGCAATGTACTTAGCGCCTTTGTGCTTCAGTATTTCCTCTGAGAAATGAGGATGACAATAATACAAATGTCATAGGCTTATTTGGGAGATAACATGAATTGACACATTTCAAGCACTTATAGGAACTGATGGAAATAAGAGCTCTAATCAGCTCTAATTACCATCAAAAGCAAACACAGTAGTTGCTGAAGAGTCCAGGGTTACTTTTGGATGACAGTACCTGCAGTACAAAAGTCCATGCACTCCCTTTTCCAAGATAAGAGCACAGTTGAACATAAACCTTTGTTCCAGCCTCCCACCTGGACAACAGCAACAGCTTCCTCCTGTATGTCCTcatgtcttcctccctccctccaaatCCACCCTCCACTCAAGCCAGAGCAATCTTCCTATGGTGCAAATCTGCTTCCAATATTCCTCTGCTTCATGCCCACCAGCTGCTCCCATAAAGACTCACCTCATCTGGCCTTGGCCTTCCCTGATCTCACCCACTGCTATTTCCCCCctacacccacacacatgccCACTTCTCACAACAAAGCATTTTCTGAATGTAGCATTACCTCCATGTTTAAGCACGTGCCGGGCTGCCTTCCCACCTCCCACACCCTTGGAAACCCCTACGGTCTTTCAACTGCTCAACTGTAACTTGTACCCTGAAACTTTTGCAGAATACCTGATAGAAGGAACAACTCTCTTTTCTGGACTACCTTTCTCTCTTGTACTTATTTCATCCTTGTACATTCATCATACTCATCATCAAACCTGCCCCAGCTGATCGCTTCCTCCTCCTTGATGTACTTTTCTCACTTTGCGTCCAGGGCCCCACCTCTCTGATTCTTCCCACTCCGCTGGCTACTTCTTCTCCACCTCTGCTGCTAGATCCTGTCTTCCCACGACCTCTCGGCATTGGGGTGATCCAAGCTCAGccctcactcccttcctttcctctgtgTGCTCTTTACTCTCTTTGGAATCTCATGCTTCATGGCTTTAGAGACCATCTTTGTGCTTGTACCAAAAAGCATGGTGTTAAATTtgactcctttctttctcccataACCTACTTCCAAGGCATCAGAAATCCTGCTCTCTCTAATGTCTAAATAACCCAGAATGTGACCAAGTCTTAGCATTTCCCCAGCTGCCTACCTGATCCAAGGTCACTCGAATTTGCTTCCTCAGATTACTGCAGTGGCTACCTAGATGGTCTCTGTGCTTCCATCCTTGCCCCGACACAGCTTATCCTCAGCACAGTGGTCAAGGTGAGCCATTAACATGGAAGACAGATCATGTCCTTTGACTGCTGAAATCAGCACTGCACCTTCACACCCAGGGGCAATTTAAACCAACTGAGAATTATTAGGCAAAAATCCTCATCATTTAAGCCTAGTTGATTTGCAAAagtgctaaaaatgcaaaatcccCTTCTGCATTTGCAGAATGTTCAGTTCTGTAGATTGTCAGATCAAGAACACACAGGATAGAGGAAAGGACTGTCCTGACAGCGATTAAGGGTCAGAGgacagaagataaaaaaaaatagagtacaaTTATGTGGAAAATGGTCAAGTCAGCAGAGTCATAACTTAGATTATGTTTCTTCATGGTGAAGGCAACCCAGGCATTATTTGGGCACTTGATATGCATTTCTAAAATGTTTGCAATTAAATTCCTGAAATGCAAGTCTACTTATTTTTTCGATAATTTCCTGGCTGCCACACAAAGACAAGGAAACTTGCTCCAGAGTCATTGCTTCTTAATTCATTTGATTCCAATCCCACTTCTGCTGCCTCAGTCCAGCTCAAGGCATTCCTAAGTCAGAACATGGGCTCAAGTTTTTGTCACTTTCTCAGCATTGGGCATCCTTCCTCTGGCCTGGGCAGTTATACATATTCTGAGTTTAGAAATTATTCTCCTCTAGAGAGGAAGGGTCTGAAGTTAGAATAAGTGGATTAGGACAGTTTGTCTCTATCTTTAGATTTAAAAGTGAAGTTTCAAATAAATATCCTTTTATAGCTACAAACATgcttaaaaattcaaaatctgacaatatcaagtgttgATGAGGACATAAGGCAACCAGGACATGACATACTGCTAGTAATATGGCTACATGGAAAAACAATTTATTGTtatctagaaaatttagaaatatgcATATCCTATACCCCAGCAAGTTTTAACCCTAAAATGTACCCTGGATGAATTATTTTACCTATGGACCAGCAAATATGTCTAAGGATGCTCATGGCAgaatgtttataatagcaaatgactggaaataacccaaatgcccatcagtgatagagcGGATATATAAATTGGTATAGAGTCAtacaatgataatgataatacatTATAATGACATGTAATGATATGGCTGAATCTCAGGTACATaaagtgaggaagaaaatacaagcagcagaagaagatatacagaaTGTAGAGAACAAATACAGgaaaagcataaaatatatattttggggcTAGAAATATGTGGGTTAAAACTTTAAAGAAGTTAAAGAGAGTGATTAAACAAATTTGAGGACAGAATCCACCTGAGGAGCAGAGGAAGCGGATGGGATAGAGGAGAACAGTAATTTTAAAGAAGGACTTTAAAATTAATAGCAATACTTTTTTCTTAAGCGGAGTTGTAGGTACACAATGGGTCACTGTTTTaccattcatatatatacatacacatttatacatttatttaattatttagttaaaattttataataaaaatggatGGTATtcccataaaatattaaaaactaattggaaaattcaattttaaaactaatcttatttgtaatagcagaaaaaaaataaggtacctagcaataaatataagaaaatatgtataaaaacttTATGGAGAAAATTATGAAACTTTGTTAAAGGACATTAAAAACGTCCTCTATAACTAAAGTGATAGTCATGTTTATGAATCTCAAATTAACATAAATTCTGTGTATCCAGTGGACATCTCAACAGGATGGATCTTGATGTACTCTAAAATTTATAGACAAATGTAAAAGATCAATAAGTTTTGAAAAGACGAATGGGAGGGAGAGGAACTTCCCTATAAGGTATCATGATTCCTTCAAGGTTACAGAAATGAATCAAATGGGGTATTGATGCAAACATAATAAATAACCAGTGAAACAGAAGAGAGATCCCAGAAAGAGACCCATAGAAATTCGGTAAATTGCTGAGAATACAAGACCAGTCAGAGGGAATATAATAGACAATACAATAAACGGTGTTATGACAATAGGCTatccacttaaaaaataattatcatatCTCTTCCtcacacaataaataaaaataaatttgagaatgaTGACAGAGTTAACAAGTAAAACAATATTATCATATAACACAAGATAATACctttgtgtatttgtgtattcCTTATGAAAACATCCTTAAACAAGACATAAACAGCAcatccatgaaagaaaaacactgaGAAGACGGTATAAAAAGACAGTATAAAAACATTTGAAGGACACAATAAgcaaagctaagaaaaaaaaaacagaaattagaaagATAATGTGTTAATTCACAACTATATTTATCCAAATTGcctacaaatcaataaggaagagagagaaaaatgggcAGGATACAGACTGCCCCATCTAGAAGAATAAATTGTATGGctgtttaaatatatgaaaagatgttgaacatTTCTAGTAACCAGAGAGAGACATATTAAAACCATGTGGTAAAATTTTACACCCATcaaatagggagaaaaaaaatacagtctgATAATGCCAACTGTTAGTGCAGATGAGAAACACAAACTCTCATAAGCTGCTTCTGAAATAGTAAAttgatacaaattattttttaaattttatttttttagattgataaataaaaattgtacctaTTTATAGTGTAGTACATGATATTTTGTAATATGTGTACATCGTGGAATTACTAAATCagactaattaacatatccattatctAACACAGTTATTTTTTGTGGTAAAAAACATGTAAAGTCCACTCTTTTCAcagttttcaagtatacaatacaataGATCTCTTGTCTAAATGAAATTTTGTATCTTTGGATCAATGTCTATGCAGCCCTCCACACCAACCTCTGgtaccaccattctactccatttctatGAGATCAATGTTTTCAGCGCCCACGTTTGAGTGAGATCACatggcatttgtctttctgtgtctggcttatttctcttgGCATCATGTCCCTGAGGTTCATCCCTCCTGtcgcaaatgacaggattttcccCCGttttggctgaatagtattccattgtgtacatatattacattaaaaaaaattttttttttgcagttgcaagatttaatagagtgaaaacagagttcccacacaaagggaggggacccaaagagggtagccatTGCCGGctggaatgcctgggtttatatcccgagccttgtccctcccgctgtgctctcaggcgctagatgattggctatttctttacctcctgtttttgcctaattagcattttagtgagctctctttactacctgattagTCAGGTGTGAGCTAAGTAgcaagccctgtgtttaaaggtggatgtggtCATCTTctcagctaggcttagggattcttagtcagcctaggaaatccagctagtcttGTCTCTCAGTcccccctctcaacaggaaagCCCAAGTGCTTTTGGGGAGGTTGGCTGTCAAccaatatattacatttttttaatccattcctcTGTCGATGGAGAACTTAGGCTGATTCTGTAActctgctgttgtgaatagtgcctcagtgAACAtcagagtgcagatatctctctgacatactgattttatttctttgaaatcaaATCAAAAACTAATAatcagaagtgggattgttgaATTATATGgtagtttcattttttatatctCTACTCTTGTGATATGGCTTGTATCTCTGTTCCTGCCAAAATCTCACacggaattgtaatccccactgttggaagtggggcctggtgggatgtgattggatcatgggggtggtttctcatgaatggtttagcaccctCTCCCTTGGTATTGTCCTCGTCAtggatagtgagggagttctcatagACCGGgctgtttaaaagtatgtagcagctc
This window harbors:
- the CYTL1 gene encoding cytokine-like protein 1 isoform X2 — protein: MRTPGPLPVLLLLLAGIPAARPTPPTCYSRMRALSQEITRDFQLLQVSEPSEPCVRYLPRLYLDIHPPPHCPLPELLCAGQAAGLCGLAPMLESGPGGFLEGQSTEAVHHHELILQERFGIPVG
- the CYTL1 gene encoding cytokine-like protein 1 isoform X1, with the translated sequence MRTPGPLPVLLLLLAGIPAARPTPPTCYSRMRALSQEITRDFQLLQVSEPSEPCVRYLPRLYLDIHNYCVLDKLRDFVASPPCWKVAQVDSLKDKARKLYTIMNSFCRRDLVFLLDDCNALEYPIPVTTVLPDRQR